From Ruminococcaceae bacterium KH2T8, the proteins below share one genomic window:
- a CDS encoding acetolactate synthase-1/2/3 large subunit — translation MKIRLADYVADFLASHGVTDVFSVVGGGAMHLNDALGHHEKLTVTYNHHEQACAIAAEAYARLDNKIAALCVTTGPGGTNALTGVVGGWLDSIPMFVISGQVRYDTTARYALQFTETPLRAMGDQEYDIVKSVEHMTKYAVMIEDPKTIRYNLEKAWHLATTGRPGPVWIDIPVNYQGGYIETDELEGYDPAEDDALLPPPVSDETVATIIEKIKNAKRPVFHAGYGIRLSGGYEAFRSVAEKLNIPVVTYWNAVDLIEDDNDLYCGRAGNMGDRPGNWAIQNADLILAVGTRISIRQVGYNWKTWAREAEVIMVDIDKAELKKPTIHVEMPVWADAKDFLTKLDSACSDKVFTDNTWLDICNSWKKNYPVVQPRQWEENGSTANVYAFVKYMSSKLPENSLTAVSNGACCVVGNQTYVIKKGSRMANNSAIASMGYGLPAAIGTCIGGGRRETICLEGDGSIMMNLQELQTIITLNLPIKIFLINNNGYHSIRITQTNLFKEHCKVGIGPESGDLSFPEFRKLAEAFGYRYYSASSNEDMKKTVDEVLALDGPVFCEIFTDTTQVWEPKSSTKRLPDGTLVSPPLEDLAPFLPREELKKIMIVPMMDEE, via the coding sequence GCTGATTATGTGGCTGATTTCCTTGCCTCACACGGCGTAACTGACGTATTCAGTGTAGTAGGCGGAGGCGCAATGCACCTTAACGATGCACTCGGACACCACGAAAAGCTCACAGTAACTTACAATCATCACGAGCAGGCTTGTGCCATCGCAGCAGAGGCATATGCAAGACTCGATAATAAGATCGCGGCTTTATGCGTAACGACCGGCCCCGGCGGAACGAATGCTCTTACGGGCGTTGTCGGCGGATGGCTCGACTCGATCCCCATGTTCGTCATAAGCGGACAGGTAAGATACGATACTACCGCCAGATATGCGCTTCAGTTCACGGAGACTCCCCTTCGTGCCATGGGCGATCAGGAATACGATATCGTAAAGTCCGTAGAGCACATGACAAAGTATGCCGTCATGATCGAGGATCCCAAGACTATCAGGTATAACCTCGAGAAGGCATGGCACCTGGCTACTACCGGAAGACCCGGACCCGTATGGATCGATATCCCCGTCAACTATCAGGGCGGATATATCGAGACAGACGAGCTCGAAGGCTATGATCCCGCTGAGGACGATGCACTTCTTCCTCCTCCCGTATCGGACGAGACTGTCGCTACGATCATCGAGAAGATAAAGAATGCCAAGAGACCCGTATTCCACGCAGGTTACGGTATCAGACTCTCGGGCGGATATGAAGCTTTCAGGAGCGTTGCCGAGAAGCTCAATATTCCCGTCGTTACATACTGGAACGCGGTAGATCTTATCGAGGACGATAATGATCTTTACTGCGGCCGCGCAGGTAATATGGGTGACCGTCCCGGTAACTGGGCTATCCAGAACGCCGACCTCATCCTCGCAGTTGGTACCAGGATCTCGATCCGTCAGGTAGGCTACAACTGGAAGACATGGGCAAGAGAAGCCGAGGTCATCATGGTCGATATCGACAAGGCCGAGCTTAAAAAGCCTACTATCCACGTAGAGATGCCTGTCTGGGCTGACGCAAAGGATTTCCTTACAAAGCTCGACAGCGCCTGCAGTGATAAGGTATTTACGGATAACACCTGGCTTGATATCTGCAACTCATGGAAGAAGAACTACCCCGTAGTTCAGCCCCGCCAGTGGGAAGAGAACGGCAGCACGGCTAACGTATACGCATTCGTTAAGTATATGTCTTCCAAGCTCCCCGAGAACTCCCTTACTGCAGTATCTAACGGTGCCTGCTGCGTAGTAGGTAACCAGACATACGTGATCAAGAAGGGCAGCCGTATGGCCAATAACAGCGCCATCGCCAGCATGGGTTACGGTCTTCCCGCTGCTATCGGTACATGTATCGGCGGCGGAAGAAGAGAGACCATCTGCCTCGAAGGTGACGGAAGCATCATGATGAACCTTCAGGAGCTTCAGACGATCATCACTCTGAACCTCCCGATCAAGATCTTCCTTATCAACAATAACGGATATCACTCCATCAGGATCACGCAGACAAATCTCTTCAAGGAGCACTGCAAGGTCGGTATCGGTCCCGAGTCCGGTGACCTCTCCTTCCCTGAGTTCAGAAAGCTCGCCGAGGCATTCGGTTACAGATACTATAGTGCTTCGAGCAACGAAGATATGAAGAAGACCGTAGACGAGGTACTCGCTCTCGACGGTCCCGTATTCTGTGAGATCTTTACTGATACTACACAGGTCTGGGAGCCTAAGAGCAGCACAAAGCGTCTTCCCGACGGAACACTCGTGAGCCCTCCGCTCGAGGACCTCGCACCTTTCCTTCCGAGGGAAGAGCTCAAGAAGATCATGATCGTCCCCATGATGGATGAAGAATAA
- a CDS encoding 4-hydroxy 2-oxovalerate aldolase produces MGNIYLLDCTLRDGGYVNDWRFGEDTIKGFGKKIAMTGIKYYEVGFLKGDSYDPDIAKFPTVESFKNVILPKSPDLIYVGMLDMSAPVALESIPPYDGTSIDMIRVIFKKNKADEAYVYCKKILELGYKLSVNFVGTDSYTDSEFIDGILRFNELQPDAMAIVDTFGLIKKKQFLRLVYLADNNMAPGIALCYHGHNNLQQAFGNAESLVELNLKRDVCIDACVFGMGRGAGNLNLELIAEYLNENYDTEYRIEPMLQIMDEYLKEFYTSKFWGYSLPLYLSASCHCHPNYAIYLEEKNSLTVKSFNELLNNIPDCDKASFSKEKAEKYYREYQENYIDDKKTVDSLSEAFGDKDILILAPGKSLNDNMDKISAIASDAVTIAVNFCGGSVTPDYVFSSNMRRFAKMIGKTSAKTIITSNIKEAEGDYKVNFSSYSSTKPEIIDNSALMLMKLLMAAGVKNVLVAGMDGYSAVNTTDYFDANVDYDFSAEAELRNELISAEIRDIKKHMNVEFVTPTNYEIS; encoded by the coding sequence ATGGGAAATATTTACTTACTTGATTGCACCTTAAGAGACGGCGGATATGTCAATGACTGGCGCTTCGGCGAAGACACCATCAAAGGCTTCGGAAAGAAGATCGCCATGACGGGTATCAAGTACTACGAGGTCGGATTCCTTAAAGGTGATTCCTATGACCCCGACATCGCAAAGTTCCCTACGGTGGAGTCCTTCAAGAACGTTATACTTCCCAAGTCTCCCGATCTTATCTATGTAGGAATGCTCGACATGAGTGCTCCCGTAGCGCTCGAGTCCATCCCTCCCTACGACGGAACTTCGATCGACATGATCAGGGTCATCTTCAAGAAGAATAAGGCTGACGAAGCTTATGTCTACTGTAAGAAGATCCTCGAGCTCGGCTATAAGCTCTCCGTTAACTTCGTAGGTACGGACTCTTATACTGACAGCGAGTTCATCGACGGTATCCTCCGCTTTAACGAGCTCCAGCCCGATGCGATGGCTATCGTTGATACATTCGGTCTTATCAAGAAGAAACAGTTCTTAAGACTCGTATATCTTGCAGACAACAATATGGCTCCCGGTATCGCTCTCTGCTACCACGGTCATAACAACCTCCAGCAGGCTTTCGGTAATGCCGAGTCTCTCGTTGAGCTTAACCTCAAGCGCGACGTCTGCATCGACGCATGCGTATTCGGTATGGGCCGCGGCGCAGGTAACCTAAACCTCGAGCTCATCGCAGAATACCTGAACGAGAATTACGATACGGAGTACAGGATCGAGCCCATGCTCCAGATCATGGACGAGTACCTGAAGGAATTCTATACCTCCAAGTTCTGGGGTTATTCCCTCCCTCTTTATCTCTCCGCGAGCTGCCACTGTCATCCCAACTACGCTATCTATCTTGAGGAAAAGAACTCTCTGACGGTCAAGTCCTTCAATGAGCTCCTCAATAACATCCCCGATTGCGACAAGGCTTCATTCTCCAAGGAGAAGGCTGAGAAGTACTATCGCGAGTATCAGGAGAACTACATAGACGACAAGAAGACCGTCGACAGCCTTTCCGAGGCATTCGGCGACAAGGACATCCTTATCCTCGCTCCCGGTAAGAGCCTTAACGACAATATGGATAAGATCTCCGCGATCGCATCCGATGCAGTTACCATCGCAGTCAACTTCTGCGGCGGCTCCGTTACTCCCGACTATGTCTTCTCGAGCAACATGAGAAGATTTGCCAAGATGATCGGCAAGACATCCGCTAAGACTATCATCACATCCAACATCAAGGAAGCCGAGGGAGATTATAAGGTCAACTTCTCGAGCTACTCCTCAACAAAGCCCGAGATCATCGACAACTCCGCTCTGATGCTCATGAAGCTCCTCATGGCAGCAGGAGTAAAGAATGTACTCGTAGCAGGTATGGACGGCTATTCAGCGGTAAATACGACGGATTATTTCGACGCTAACGTAGACTACGACTTCTCGGCAGAGGCAGAGCTTCGTAATGAGCTCATCTCCGCTGAGATCAGGGATATAAAGAAGCACATGAATGTGGAGTTCGTAACTCCTACTAATTACGAGATATCCTGA